The Anolis carolinensis isolate JA03-04 chromosome 2, rAnoCar3.1.pri, whole genome shotgun sequence genome has a window encoding:
- the fbxl21 gene encoding F-box/LRR-repeat protein 21: MKRIKQTVKAEDSVYQTLQRTKKQKTGFYSSVYNISDPYYLKDWGNLPHHVVLHIFQCLPLVDRARASSVCRRWNEVFHIPDLWRKFEFELNQPATSYLKSTHPDLIQQIIKRHADHLQYVSFKVDSSTESAEAACDILSQLVNCSIKTLGLISTAKPSFMNVSKAHFVSALTVVFVNSKSLSSIKIEDTPVDDPSLKVLVANNSDTLKLLKMSSCPHVSPAGILCVADQCHGLRELALNYYLLSDELLLALSSEKHANLEHLRIDVVSENPGQIEFHTIKKQSWDALIKHSPKVNIVMYFFLYEEEFDAFFREETPVTHLYFGRAVSKSMLGRIGMNCPRLIELVVCANGLQPLDDELIRIAERCKNLTAMGLGECEVTCRGFIEFVKMCGGRLAQLSIMEEVLIPDNDYNLDQIHSEVSKHLGRLWFPDMMPTW; encoded by the exons ATGAAGAGGATCAAGCAGACTGTTAAAGCTGAAGATTCAGTCTATCAAACACTACAGAGAACGAAAAAGCAGAAAACAGGTTTCTATAGTTCGGTGTATAATATATCAGATCCTTACTACTTGAAGGACTGGGGAAACCTGCCACACCATGTCGTCTTGCACATCTTTCAGTGTCTGCCTCTTGTTGATCGTGCACGTGCATCTTCGGTTTGTCGGAGATGGAATGAAGTTTTTCATATCCCTGATCTTTGGAGAAAGTTTGAATTTGAACTTAATCAGCCTGCTACTTCCTACTTAAAGTCTACTCACCCAGATCTCATCCAGCAGATTATTAAGAGACATGCTGATCATTTGCAGTATGTCAGTTTCAAG GTTGACAGTAGTACTGAGTCAGCAGAAGCTGCATGTGACATCCTTTCTCAGCTGGTGAATTGTTCTATCAAGACACTTGGATTGATTTCCACAGCAAAGCCAAGTTTCATGAATGTTTCCAAG gctcATTTTGTGTCGGCACTCACAGTAGTATTTGTCAACTCCAAGTCATTATCTTCCATCAAGATTGAAGATACGCCTGTAGATGATCCATCCTTGAAGGTCCTTGTTGCTAATAACAGCGATACATTAAAATTACTTAAAATGAGCAGCTGTCCTCATGTGTCGCCTGCTG GAATTCTTTGTGTTGCGGATCAATGTCATGGCCTTAGAGAGCTTGCTCTTAATTACTATCTGCTAAGCGATGAATTGTTGCTTGCACTTTCAAGTGAAAAGCATGCTAATCTGGAGCATCTCCGTATAGATGTTGTCAGTGAGAATCCTGGACAGATTGAATTTCACACCATCAAAAAACAAAGCTGGGATGCACTCATTAAGCACTCCCCTAAAGTCAATATTGTTATGTATTTCTTCCTATATGAGGAAGAATTCGATGCTTTTTTCAGGGAGGAAACACCTGTGACTCATCTGTACTTTGGCCGTGCAGTAAGCAAATCAATGCTTGGGCGTATTGGAATGAACTGTCCAAGACTGATTGAATTGGTTGTCTGCGCCAATGGACTACAGCCATTGGATGATGAACTCATTCGCATTGCTGAACGCTGTAagaatttaactgccatgggactTGGTGAATGTGAAGTCACATGTCGAGGCTTCATTGAGTTTGTAAAGATGTGCGGTGGCAGGCTCGCCCAACTATCCATTATGGAAGAAGTACTTATTCCAGATAATGACTACAATCTGGACCAAATTCATTCAGAAGTTTCCAAACACCTTGGAAGACTGTGGTTCCCTGATATGATGCCAACGTGGTAA